From the genome of Ananas comosus cultivar F153 linkage group 18, ASM154086v1, whole genome shotgun sequence, one region includes:
- the LOC109723928 gene encoding probable fructokinase-7, whose amino-acid sequence MAVEIELAAATAVASLALEDQHQISEEEITFLMKGEDPYDDAVVLKVFYPDIKLLLVIEGPDAVCQPQPTPVRRLFSKRMLQLYSL is encoded by the exons ATGGCGGTGGAGATCGAGTTGGCGGCGGCAACAGCAGTGGCGAGTCTTGCCCTCGAAGACCAACATCAA ATTAGTGAAGAAGAGATTACCTTTTTGATGAAAGGAGAAGATCCTTATGATGATGCTGTTGTACTAAAAGTCTTCTATCCAGATATTAAGTTGCTGCTGGTAATAGAGGGGCCAGATG CTGTGTGCCAACCACAACCAACTCCAGTTCGACGACTATTTTCTAAAAGAATGTTACAGCTATACTCTCTGTGA
- the LOC109723926 gene encoding thioredoxin-like protein YLS8 isoform X1, which produces MSYLLPHLHSGWAVDQAILAEEERLVIIRFGHDWDETCMQMDEVLASVAETIKNFAVIYLVDITEVPDFNTMYELYDPSTVMFFFRNKHIMIDLGTGNNNKINWALKDKQEFIDIVETVYRGARKGRGLVIAPKDYSTKYRY; this is translated from the exons ATGTCGTACCTTCTTCCGCACCTGCACTCGGGATGGGCAGTGGATCAGGCAATCttggcggaggaggagcgccTCGTCATCATCCGCTTCGGCCACGACTGGGACGAGACTTGCATGCAG ATGGATGAAGTGCTAGCATCAGTTGCAGAGACCATCAAGAACTTTGCAGTAATATACCTGGTGGACATCACAGAGGTCCCTGACTTCAATACCATGTACGAGTTGTATGATCCCTCGACAGTGATGTTCTTCTTCCGGAACAAGCACATCATGATCGACCTTGGCACGGGGAACAACAACAAGATCAATTGGGCCCTCAAGGACAAGCAGGAGTTCATCGACATCGTGGAGACTGTCTATAGGGGCGCGAGGAAAGGCCGCGGTCTGGTTATAGCGCCCAAGGATTATTCGACCAAATATCGCTACTGA
- the LOC109723926 gene encoding thioredoxin-like protein YLS8 isoform X2 has translation MDEVLASVAETIKNFAVIYLVDITEVPDFNTMYELYDPSTVMFFFRNKHIMIDLGTGNNNKINWALKDKQEFIDIVETVYRGARKGRGLVIAPKDYSTKYRY, from the coding sequence ATGGATGAAGTGCTAGCATCAGTTGCAGAGACCATCAAGAACTTTGCAGTAATATACCTGGTGGACATCACAGAGGTCCCTGACTTCAATACCATGTACGAGTTGTATGATCCCTCGACAGTGATGTTCTTCTTCCGGAACAAGCACATCATGATCGACCTTGGCACGGGGAACAACAACAAGATCAATTGGGCCCTCAAGGACAAGCAGGAGTTCATCGACATCGTGGAGACTGTCTATAGGGGCGCGAGGAAAGGCCGCGGTCTGGTTATAGCGCCCAAGGATTATTCGACCAAATATCGCTACTGA